The proteins below come from a single Poecilia reticulata strain Guanapo linkage group LG5, Guppy_female_1.0+MT, whole genome shotgun sequence genomic window:
- the pmela gene encoding premelanosome protein a isoform X2: MKTLVLLLLAFTSAMAIRRRSQFTRFKSWNSRIYPVWQDGDARFRNCWSGGNVTFDLKNDAPTLTGAKATFTINLNFPPNQTVLPDGQVVWARNCTINGREYQEGQAVYPDRGDEWTGVFPDGSPFNRSQNRKPRYVFVWKTLGRYWQVADGPSSSLTIGTDGISLGSYNMELVIYHCRGRDRFIPLGYASSTFTITDQVPFSLSLSQVNDVNQNDQNFIQNQAIAFTVALHDPSQYLNSADIRFSWDFGDNSGTLMSREHTVTHTYLSVGAFRPQVVLMASIPCGNPTAVAPIDASAGPAVVVVTSSPAPAAAAEGEDATALDVTAADATPLDTADDGEAAADTDTVAVEAASVAPAGVDAAVVPAEQDPADTGDAAGVETEAAAGEVATVAPAAEEPVVVEAAAEDATEAAVEAVPAADAAAAAVPAAEGEEAAEVADAPTVAPVVDAAVQEEAEAAEPASVAPVVVQDGTEVPAAAVDNVVAAAAATEATAAEEAAADTEAEVQETENAAAATVAAAAEAEAVPDEGEVQAEVEADPAQVVLVVAKRQAPAENCIIDRYGSLTTSVDVVQGIDSVEIVQMSNVVSMATELDQNAVDVTISCQGSLPSEVCTVISDADCVTPVQTVCGAASPSPDCQMILRQFFNETGLFCLNVSLINDVSLAVASARVNVAVASGGSPAGTAATVLGVMALACVVCCIGLMYRRFKQYQPLTEERGAGNGGSFVTSVPLLLWNLLSRQSPGESRPLLQGRIV, translated from the exons TGGCAAGATGGAGACGCAAGGTTCAGAAACTGTTGGTCCG gTGGTaacgtgacctttgaccttaaaAACGATGCACCCACCCTGACGGGAGCAAAAGCAACTTTCACCATCAACCTTAACTTCCCCCCAAACCAGACGGTGCTGCCTGACGGACAGGTGGTGTGGGCGCGCAACTGCACCATCAACG GCCGTGAGTATCAGGAGGGCCAGGCCGTTTATCCGGACAGAGGCGACGAGTGGACCGGAGTTTTCCCTGACGGCTCGCCTTTCAACAGGAGTCAGAACAGGAAACCGCGCTACGTGTTTGTGTGGAAGACGTTGG GGCGTTACTGGCAGGTGGCAGATGGACCGTCCTCCTCCCTCACCATTGGGACGGACGGCATCTCACTGGGTTCCTACAATATGGAGCTGGTCATCTACCACTGCCGTGGGAGGGACAGGTTCATCCCCCTCGGCTACGCCTCGTCAACCTTCACCATCACAG ACCAGGTTCCATTCAGTCTATCCCTTTCTCAAGTCAATGATGTCAATCAAAATGACCAGAACTTCATCCAGAACCAAGCCATCGCCTTCACTGTAGCGCTCCACGATCCCAGCCAGTACCTGAACAGCGCCGACATCAGGTTCAGCTGGGACTTTGGGGACAACAGCGGGACGCTCATGTCCAGAGAGCACACggtcacacacacatacctgtCAGTAGGAGCCTTCAGACCTCAGGTGGTTCTGATGGCGAGCATTCCCTGTGGAAACCCCACAGCTG TTGCTCCCATCGATGCCTCAGCTGGTCCAGCTGTAGTCGTTGTGACCTCCTCTCCTgcaccagctgctgcagccgaAGGTGAGGATGCTACAGCTCTGGATGTTACTGCGGCAGACGCCACTCCTCTTGACACCGCTGATGATGGAGAAGCAGCCGCTGATACCGACACCGTGGCCGTGGAGGCTGCCTCCGTGGCTCCAGCAGGAGTAGATGCCGCTGTTGTTCCAGCAGAGCAGGATCCTGCCGACACAGGCGATGCTGCTGGAGTGGAGACGGAGGCTGCAGCTGGAGAGGTGGCCACTGTTGCCCCTGCAGCAGAGGAACCGGTAGTGGTggaagctgctgcagaagatGCCACTGAGGCAGCTGTGGAGGCTGttcctgctgctgatgctgctgctgctgctgtccctgccgcagaaggagaagaagctGCAGAGGTTGCTGATGCTCCCACTGTTGCACCTGTGGTTGATGCCGCTGTGCAGGAGGAAGCCGAGGCGGCTGAACCCGCCTCTGTGGCCCCAGTAGTTGTTCAAGACGGAACCGAagtccctgctgctgctgttgacaACGTTGTCGCTGCCGCTGCTGCCACTGAGGCCACGGCAGCAGAAGAAGCCGCAGCTGACACTGAGGCTGAAGTTCAGGAAACCGaaaatgcagctgcagcaactGTGGCTGCTGCAG CGGAAGCAGAAGCTGTTCCTGATGAGGGTGAAGTTCAAGCTGAGGTGGAGGCAGATCCAGCGCAGGTTGTCCTAGTCGTGGCCAAAAGACAGGCCCCAGCAGAAAACTGCATAATCGACCGCTACGGCTCCCTCACTACATCTGTAGATGTTGTTC AGGGAATTGATAGTGTAGAGATTGTTCAGATGTCCAACGTCGTATCGATGGCGACTGAGCTGGATCAGAACGCCGTGGATGTCACCATTTCCTGTCAGGGAAG CTTGCCCAGTGAAGTGTGCACGGTCATCTCTGATGCTGACTGTGTCACACCAGTTCAGACCGTCTGCGGCGCAGCCTCGCCCTCTCCAGACTGTCAGATGATTCTCCGCCAGTTCTTCAATGAGACAGGCTTGTTCTGCCTCAACGTCTCCCTGATTAATGACGTCAGCCTGGCTGTGGCCAGCGCCAGAGTCAATGTGGCAGTGG CCTCTGGTGGTTCCCCAGCTGGAACTGCAGCCACTGTACTGGGAGTTATGGCTCTCGCCTGTGTTGTTTGTTGTATTGGTTTGATGTACAG ACGGTTCAAGCAGTACCAGCCGCTGACGGAGGAGCGCGGTGCCGGTAATGGCGGCAGCTTCGTGACGTCGGTGCCGCTGCTGCTGTGGAACCTGCTGAGCCGACAGTCACCGGGCGAAAGCCGCCCGTTGCTTCAGGGAAGGATTGTCTAA
- the prph gene encoding peripherin, translating into MSHSSVTSTSYRRTFGSPHPISLSSYSPVSSRLPMSGGRYGRSASPAVAARSTTYHQQRSRPAPQVQRLSYDKVDFTLAEAINQEFLATRSNEKAELQELNDRFASFIEKVRYLEQQNGALTQELNQFKGQYQHGQPNRASELFQEELRELRRQLDAVGKERDQYQLERDNLAEDLSLIKQRLDEEAQKRADAESNLVAFRKDVDDATLSRLELERKIESLMDEIEFLKKLHDEEIQDVQVSVQTHQLKMEVDNSSRPDLTGALRDIRAQYETIAMKNMQESEEWYKSKFADLTESAKRNTDALRQAKQDASESRRQIQALNCETDALKNTNEALLRQMREMEDQFGVEIGNYQDNVGRLEDEIRHLKEEMARHLREYQDLLNVKMALDIEIATYRKLLEGEESRISIPILNVGMSNHFGDRDYERAPDTHGKKTVVIKTVETRDGEVVKESRREKESDSGKTDKDE; encoded by the exons ATGAGCCACTCTTCGGTGACCTCCACTTCCTACAGGCGCACCTTTGGAAGCCCTCACCCCATCTCCCTGTCCTCCTACTCTCCCGTTTCCTCTCGTCTTCCCATGTCCGGAGGCCGCTACGGCCGCTCGGCTTCGCCCGCCGTGGCCGCCCGCTCCACCACCTACCACCAACAGCGGTCCCGTCCCGCCCCCCAGGTCCAGCGCCTCTCCTACGACAAGGTGGACTTCACCCTGGCCGAGGCCATCAACCAGGAGTTCCTGGCCACGCGCAGCAACGAGAAGGCCGAGCTGCAGGAGCTCAACGACCGCTTCGCCAGCTTCATCGAGAAGGTGCGCTACCTGGAGCAGCAGAACGGGGCCCTGACGCAGGAGTTGAACCAGTTCAAGGGCCAGTACCAGCACGGCCAGCCCAACCGGGCCTCCGAGCTGTTCCAGGAGGAGCTGAGGGAGCTGAGGCGCCAGCTGGACGCGGTCGGCAAGGAGAGGGACCAGTACCAGCTGGAGAGGGACAACCTGGCCGAAGACCTGTCCCTGATCAAGCAGAG GTTGGATGAAGAAGCCCAGAAGAGGGCGGACGCTGAAAGTAATCTGGTTGCCTTCCGCAAG GATGTGGATGACGCTACGTTGTCCCGTCTGGAGCTGGAGAGGAAGATTGAATCTCTCATGGATGAGATTGAATTCCTGAAGAAACTCCATGATGAA GAGATTCAAGATGTGCAAGTGAGTGTCCAAACCCATCAGCTGAAGATGGAGGTGGACAACAGCTCCAGGCCGGACCTGACCGGCGCTCTGAGGGACATCAGGGCGCAGTATGAAACCATCGCCATGAAGAACATGCAGGAGTCTGAGGAGTGGTACAAGTCCAAG TTTGCGGACCTGACTGAGTCTGCAAAGCGCAACACTGACGCTCTGAGGCAGGCCAAGCAGGACGCCAGTGAGTCCCGGAGGCAGATCCAGGCTCTAAACTGTGAAACTGACGCCTTGAAGAACACA AACGAAGCTCTGCTGAGGCAGATGCGTGAAATGGAGGACCAGTTTGGCGTCGAGATCGGCAACTACCAGGACAATGTAGGCAGACTGGAGGACGAGATCCGCCACCTGAAGGAGGAGATGGCGCGCCACCTCCGGGAGTACCAAGACCTCCTCAACGTCAAAATGGCCCTGGACATTGAGATTGCCACTTACCGCAAGCTGCTggaaggagaggagagcag GATTTCTATTCCAATCCTCAACGTCGGTATGAGCAACCACTTTGGTGATCGAG ACTATGAAAGAGCTCCGGACACTCACGGCAAAAAAACTGTGGTGATAAAGACCGTGGAGACTCGAGATGGAGAG GTGGTGAAGGAATCCAGGAGGGAGAAGGAGAGCGACTCGGGAAAAACCGACAAGGACGAGTAA
- the pmela gene encoding premelanosome protein a isoform X1, producing MKTLVLLLLAFTSAMAIRRRSQFTRFKSWNSRIYPVWQDGDARFRNCWSGGNVTFDLKNDAPTLTGAKATFTINLNFPPNQTVLPDGQVVWARNCTINGREYQEGQAVYPDRGDEWTGVFPDGSPFNRSQNRKPRYVFVWKTLGRYWQVADGPSSSLTIGTDGISLGSYNMELVIYHCRGRDRFIPLGYASSTFTITDQVPFSLSLSQVNDVNQNDQNFIQNQAIAFTVALHDPSQYLNSADIRFSWDFGDNSGTLMSREHTVTHTYLSVGAFRPQVVLMASIPCGNPTAVAPIDASAGPAVVVVTSSPAPAAAAEGEDATALDVTAADATPLDTADDGEAAADTDTVAVEAASVAPAGVDAAVVPAEQDPADTGDAAGVETEAAAGEVATVAPAAEEPVVVEAAAEDATEAAVEAVPAADAAAAAVPAAEGEEAAEVADAPTVAPVVDAAVQEEAEAAEPASVAPVVVQDGTEVPAAAVDNVVAAAAATEATAAEEAAADTEAEVQETENAAAATVAAAAAEAEAVPDEGEVQAEVEADPAQVVLVVAKRQAPAENCIIDRYGSLTTSVDVVQGIDSVEIVQMSNVVSMATELDQNAVDVTISCQGSLPSEVCTVISDADCVTPVQTVCGAASPSPDCQMILRQFFNETGLFCLNVSLINDVSLAVASARVNVAVASGGSPAGTAATVLGVMALACVVCCIGLMYRRFKQYQPLTEERGAGNGGSFVTSVPLLLWNLLSRQSPGESRPLLQGRIV from the exons TGGCAAGATGGAGACGCAAGGTTCAGAAACTGTTGGTCCG gTGGTaacgtgacctttgaccttaaaAACGATGCACCCACCCTGACGGGAGCAAAAGCAACTTTCACCATCAACCTTAACTTCCCCCCAAACCAGACGGTGCTGCCTGACGGACAGGTGGTGTGGGCGCGCAACTGCACCATCAACG GCCGTGAGTATCAGGAGGGCCAGGCCGTTTATCCGGACAGAGGCGACGAGTGGACCGGAGTTTTCCCTGACGGCTCGCCTTTCAACAGGAGTCAGAACAGGAAACCGCGCTACGTGTTTGTGTGGAAGACGTTGG GGCGTTACTGGCAGGTGGCAGATGGACCGTCCTCCTCCCTCACCATTGGGACGGACGGCATCTCACTGGGTTCCTACAATATGGAGCTGGTCATCTACCACTGCCGTGGGAGGGACAGGTTCATCCCCCTCGGCTACGCCTCGTCAACCTTCACCATCACAG ACCAGGTTCCATTCAGTCTATCCCTTTCTCAAGTCAATGATGTCAATCAAAATGACCAGAACTTCATCCAGAACCAAGCCATCGCCTTCACTGTAGCGCTCCACGATCCCAGCCAGTACCTGAACAGCGCCGACATCAGGTTCAGCTGGGACTTTGGGGACAACAGCGGGACGCTCATGTCCAGAGAGCACACggtcacacacacatacctgtCAGTAGGAGCCTTCAGACCTCAGGTGGTTCTGATGGCGAGCATTCCCTGTGGAAACCCCACAGCTG TTGCTCCCATCGATGCCTCAGCTGGTCCAGCTGTAGTCGTTGTGACCTCCTCTCCTgcaccagctgctgcagccgaAGGTGAGGATGCTACAGCTCTGGATGTTACTGCGGCAGACGCCACTCCTCTTGACACCGCTGATGATGGAGAAGCAGCCGCTGATACCGACACCGTGGCCGTGGAGGCTGCCTCCGTGGCTCCAGCAGGAGTAGATGCCGCTGTTGTTCCAGCAGAGCAGGATCCTGCCGACACAGGCGATGCTGCTGGAGTGGAGACGGAGGCTGCAGCTGGAGAGGTGGCCACTGTTGCCCCTGCAGCAGAGGAACCGGTAGTGGTggaagctgctgcagaagatGCCACTGAGGCAGCTGTGGAGGCTGttcctgctgctgatgctgctgctgctgctgtccctgccgcagaaggagaagaagctGCAGAGGTTGCTGATGCTCCCACTGTTGCACCTGTGGTTGATGCCGCTGTGCAGGAGGAAGCCGAGGCGGCTGAACCCGCCTCTGTGGCCCCAGTAGTTGTTCAAGACGGAACCGAagtccctgctgctgctgttgacaACGTTGTCGCTGCCGCTGCTGCCACTGAGGCCACGGCAGCAGAAGAAGCCGCAGCTGACACTGAGGCTGAAGTTCAGGAAACCGaaaatgcagctgcagcaactGTGGCTGCTGCAG CAGCGGAAGCAGAAGCTGTTCCTGATGAGGGTGAAGTTCAAGCTGAGGTGGAGGCAGATCCAGCGCAGGTTGTCCTAGTCGTGGCCAAAAGACAGGCCCCAGCAGAAAACTGCATAATCGACCGCTACGGCTCCCTCACTACATCTGTAGATGTTGTTC AGGGAATTGATAGTGTAGAGATTGTTCAGATGTCCAACGTCGTATCGATGGCGACTGAGCTGGATCAGAACGCCGTGGATGTCACCATTTCCTGTCAGGGAAG CTTGCCCAGTGAAGTGTGCACGGTCATCTCTGATGCTGACTGTGTCACACCAGTTCAGACCGTCTGCGGCGCAGCCTCGCCCTCTCCAGACTGTCAGATGATTCTCCGCCAGTTCTTCAATGAGACAGGCTTGTTCTGCCTCAACGTCTCCCTGATTAATGACGTCAGCCTGGCTGTGGCCAGCGCCAGAGTCAATGTGGCAGTGG CCTCTGGTGGTTCCCCAGCTGGAACTGCAGCCACTGTACTGGGAGTTATGGCTCTCGCCTGTGTTGTTTGTTGTATTGGTTTGATGTACAG ACGGTTCAAGCAGTACCAGCCGCTGACGGAGGAGCGCGGTGCCGGTAATGGCGGCAGCTTCGTGACGTCGGTGCCGCTGCTGCTGTGGAACCTGCTGAGCCGACAGTCACCGGGCGAAAGCCGCCCGTTGCTTCAGGGAAGGATTGTCTAA